The following proteins are co-located in the Nitrospinota bacterium genome:
- a CDS encoding heavy-metal-associated domain-containing protein: MVKTALERLDGVKQAKVTFKPPEAVVQYDLDRVTLEELIKAIERAGFKAKANP, from the coding sequence TTGGTCAAGACGGCCTTGGAGAGGCTGGACGGAGTTAAGCAAGCCAAAGTGACCTTCAAACCCCCGGAGGCGGTGGTTCAGTACGACCTGGATAGAGTTACCCTGGAAGAACTTATCAAGGCCATCGAGCGAGCCGGCTTTAAGGCAAAAGCTAACCCTTAG
- a CDS encoding glutaredoxin family protein — protein MKGFLSAKGVAFTDHNVMDDPEALEEVVRLTGARAVPIVIIGDEVVIGFDRGKLQRLLEIS, from the coding sequence CTGAAAGGGTTCCTTTCAGCAAAGGGGGTCGCCTTCACCGACCACAACGTGATGGACGACCCGGAAGCCTTGGAAGAGGTGGTCCGCCTGACGGGGGCCCGGGCGGTGCCCATAGTGATTATCGGTGACGAGGTGGTCATCGGCTTCGACCGGGGGAAGCTCCAACGGCTCCTGGAAATTTCGTAG
- the merF gene encoding mercury resistance system transport protein MerF, which produces MNLKSAVRLHRTGIIGAVVAAVCCFTPVLVVLVTVVGWSAIVGYLDYVLFPALGLFVVLAVVGWVQRRRCQSECE; this is translated from the coding sequence GTGAATCTCAAGTCGGCCGTTCGTCTTCATCGTACTGGGATTATAGGGGCTGTCGTGGCGGCCGTCTGCTGCTTCACGCCCGTGCTGGTGGTCCTCGTGACGGTTGTGGGATGGTCGGCTATCGTCGGCTACCTCGATTACGTGCTCTTTCCAGCCCTGGGGCTCTTTGTCGTTCTGGCCGTCGTTGGCTGGGTCCAGCGGAGGCGGTGCCAAAGTGAGTGCGAGTGA